The Triticum aestivum cultivar Chinese Spring chromosome 5A, IWGSC CS RefSeq v2.1, whole genome shotgun sequence genomic sequence ATGTAGCTGCGGTCGCGGGTGTGCCGGCGCTCCTGAAGGAGTTCCAGCTGCAGGCAACCCTCTGCTCCATGCTGACGTACAACACTCTGCATGGCAACGAGCCTCCGCCGAACCACGGTAGAGACAACGGCTCCAGCGAGGACTCCGACGACGAGTAGATCTTTAAGGTATGTGTTTTTAAATTTCCGTTATGTTTAATTATGGTTTGTACTAAAAACTACCTATGCTATGTGTGTGAACTCCcgtatgctatgctatgctatgttGATTTGATGAACTCCAGCGACATGTTTTTAACGCGAAATAGTTTGTTTAAATTTGTATCATATGCGGGATATGTTCTTGTAGCGCGTCTGGCttgcgggatctgctagagatgctcttaggcccACAAAAGCATCTCTAGCAATCCGGTATAATTCCGCCTAAAATGATTTTGCGGGAGGTACAACAAATGTAAAAACCAGTTCATGATACAAAGTTCATCAAACACCCCGAGTTCGTACATAGCTAATACAAAGTTCATACTACAAAGTAAACCTAGGGGAGACCGACTCAATCATCGATGCCAAGGTAGAACTTCTACGTCGAGCCGACTTGCGGCACGCGTGGGCATAAGCTTGATCCTCCTTTGCGGCAGGCGGTACCTTCTTCTCCGGCCGCCACCACGCGCTCCGCAGCTAAGAACTCTGCATCCACCTCCCGGCACCTTAGGGTGTGCAGGAAAAGGACATCGTGGAGCTCGTAAAAGCGGGCCCACGGGCTCTACCCACCACTACGGGGGAGGCGGTTGTGATCGCGCACCTACTCGGACCGCCATGGCTCGATGGCGGGCCAGCTGGAGCTGTCGACCTCAGCGTCGTGCCGGGTGAGCTTGCGCGGCGGCGACGTGCCACGACCGCCACGCTCGCGAGCAGCACCGGCCATGGGGGTTGAGGAAAAACGGCGGATTTAAGGGAGAATTTGACGCTGGAGGTCGGGATGGCTAGCAGCGGGGCTGGCGATTTTGCGGCGGAGGGATAGGGTTTGGTAACCCTAAATCCTAGCCAGGCCCGTAGATATAGCGTCAGAGGGATGTTTTTGCCGGCCACTTCTAATTTTTTAATGGGTCGGGCAATTAGTGGATCTATTCGGACCGAAAAAAACATAAGATCCCGCAAAATGGCTAGAGTTTACAGGTCAGCGAGTTTTTGCAGGATCTCTAGAGATGCTCTAACCGGGAGAGGTGGAAACTTTTTCGAGGGCCTCTATTTGTCATGTACCTAAAAATATGATTGCATTAGTCACCTTTTTATATGGACAATcagatcttcatccaactgcccaTAATAGATTGCGCATTGTTTATCTTATTCCTCCTCAGGGTACCCCCAGCCTGCCCCGCCCTAACCGCCGGCCTCCACCACACGCAGCCGGTGGGCACTACTGCACACTGCCTCGCCTCcccgccctcccctcaacctccTCCCATAGCTATTGTTGGTCGCCGTTCCGGCCTTCCCTCTAAGCCCCTNNNNNNNNNNNNNNNNNNNNNNNNNNNNNNNNNNNNNNNNNNNNNNNNNNNNNNNNNNNNNNNNNNNNNNNNNNNNNNNNNNNNNNNNNNNNNNNNNNNNNNNNNNNNNNNNNNNNNNNNNNNNNNNNNNNNNNNNNNNNNNNNNNNNNNNNNNNNNNNNNNNNNNNNNNNNNNNNNNNNNNNNNNNNNNNNNNNNNNNNNNNNNNNNNNNNNNNNNNNNNNNNNNNNNNNAAACACCCTTAAGAATAGATAATGGGGCAATGGCTTCCCCCAAAGATACATAGTGCCTCTCCTCCACTGAGACCCCTTCTTCTCCGACGAGCTCGCATGAACTAAAAAAAGCGACTGACGCGAAAAAAAATATTCAGGCACCTGAGATATAGCAAAACCGAACTTTTTCAACTTGATGGCAGAAACAGAAATAAATACTATTACTACCCCAGACTTTGCACATTAGAGTTCAGTTTTGGAGAAAACATTAGCAGAGTAGACTCTTCTGAGATGAGCTTACGCAGAGCCAAACTGGTTTCATTTCATTTGGCACCTAATTAAATCACCAAGCCAAACCAGGACGATGATCGACCAAGAGAAATCAAAGAGCTGGCTAGCCACTTAATTTGCAGCAGAGGAGCATGTGTAGTTAGTACTATAAGTGAAGTTTGGAAATCCATTGATCCCGAACTGGAGAATTACCTTACCTGGGGTGAAAAATGGCCGGCCAAACTGGGTGCAGCGAACACGGCCGGCCGAGATGTGATCGAGGCCGCGCCGGGGCCGAAGCAGACGGCAGAAGGAACGGCAGTTGGTGTCAAAATGAATGGGAAGGACGTCGTTTCTGTCTGATAAGAGAGGCGCGAGTGATAGAGCACTGCTTGTTTTCTTCTCGCGCGGCTTTTGGACATGGTTTTGCCCCTTTTGAAATGTTCAACGTGGAGACTTGTTCACTCGCCAAAGAACAAATACACGTGGACATGGGCTTGGCAAAACTACAACCAGCTCATGAGTACTGACATATGAAAGCTGACAAAGGGAAAAAAAATCCAGTGTCCCCGTCAAAAAAAAATCTAGTGAGTTTTCCTAGTAACTGGTTCTCGTGGGGGAATTATGCGGAGcgctgcaatgatgtgggaatcagaaactttgtggcagcttatgacatgttgtgttattctgcacaatatgattgtcTAGAATGAGGGTGATGGTGTAGCCCAAACCCATGATTTCGAAGCACCTGGAGAACAAATTGAAATCCCGGAAGATCAAGATGTGGCTCAGCTGATGAACTTCCtgcagatgcatcagaatcttcgagatcAGCAGGTGCACACGcaactactcaatgatcttgtgaAGCACATGTGGACCCACAATGGTAACCAAGGAGACAATGCTTGATTTCCcacttaaaataaattttatgtaaacgCTATCTATGCTTGGTACCAACAATTGCTATTTACGTGCGACATTGTGTTGCATGATCGACGTGCATGTATTTGTATGGATTTGAGAGTCCGTATTTGAGATATGTGGATACCCGAAAGAAAATACGAGGGCCCGTCCAGATGCGCCGCCGGGTGTGCCCAGTCGCGTCCGCGGACGCTTGAGGGGCCGAATTTgccaagtccggttgtagatgctcttaaggCTTTCATTGTGATAAACACTGCGTGTAAATTAAATACTATGTGCATTTACTTTGTCACAGAAATTCAGATCCGATTTCAGTTCACAGATGTTGAGAAACAAGAAAAAAATACAAGTCGTGTTATGGATAATTTGCTGCCGTCCACCGCCAGCTCAAACGCCGGCCGGAGAAGTTTTCCGATGGCTCTTGCAGAGATGGGCACATATATAAATGCCTGGTTTTTGGACTCCAGTTCGATTGGAAAATGACAGAAAAGAAAGGATTCAGCGAGCCAAAACACAGATTTGGGAATTGAAGGATCAGCTGTTTATTTGTTGGTTTCTTCTGAAACTGCACACTAAGACATGAGACTTGGCTTGCTCAGGAACTACTAGCAGAGGCGACCACTACAAATGCAGGAGGAGATGGACAGGAATTATTCGGAGCAAATATCACAAAATCGTAACTATTATGGCTAGAAATTCACAAAACCATACATTTTTTGGGGGTAAGTTGTTTCACAGAAGAGAAGACCTTTCAGATTACGACGTCTGACACTGATTGTCTCTGACACCCCACACTAGCCTGACATATATCCCAATCAAATATGAATTGCAACTCGGAGATTGAAACAAAGTCAGAAATCGAAGCACACCAATCCAGTTCGTGATACATAAAAGATCAAAATTGTTACCATAGCAAACTAAGGGAGTCCattaaaattcagcgaggtatgtCGGTCCAGGAAACAAGCTCCTGCTCCATAGTGTAGCATCTGGTGACATCCTGAGCTGAATGATTGGCAGCAGAGAAGAACTCACCATGCCGTGGACCGGGACTAGCACTGAAACAAGTGGAACAGTTTGAAGGTAACAATGGCATGGCTTCACCATCGCTCTCTAACCCGTGTTTTTTCTCCATCATCATCTTGCCCCCCAGGAGCTGCAGCCTAAGCTCCACTTCTTTCATGGTAGGCCGCTCTTCTCCTATGTGCCTCAAGCATACCCTCGCAAGGGCAGCCATCTCAGTGATCTGTCTGTCGTTGCCTTCCTCGAGAACTTGAACATCAACGATCTCTGTCAAAGTGTTATCTTGTAGCATCTGAAGGAAGTAATGAGATAAGTTTTGCTTTTCACACCGGAAATTGAGGAAAACCGGCTTCTTCCTAGTCAGAAGCTCGACGATTATCACACCGAAACTGTAAACATCGCTCTTCTCGGTTAGCTCGCCGGTGTGGTAATACTCAGGATCCAAGTACCCAAATGTGCCCTGCACTGCTGTGACCACACGAGTTTCATCGATGGAGATGGACCTCGAGGCACCAAAGTCTGCCACCTTTGCAGTGAAGTTATCTGTTAAGAGTATGTTGGTAGATTTCACATCTCTATGAAAGATTGGTATTGCGGCAGCGGAATGGAGGTAAGCAAGAGCACTTGCCGCCTCGCTAGCAATTCTGATACGATCGCCCCAGGTTAACAAGCTTCTACCACTCAGGTGGTCACCATGAAGAAGTTCAGATAATGTCCCGTTGGAGACGAACTCGTACACGAGCAAAGGCACCTCTGACTCAAGGCAACATCCAAAAAGTTTCACCACGTTTCGATGACTGATTTGTGATAAAATTGCAAGCTCGTTTATGAATTGATCGATCTCTCTTTGATCGGCCATTTTGGACTTTTTTATGGCCACAACACGTTGATCGGATAAAATCCCCTTGTAAACAGTGCCATGCCCTCCGAGGCCTAGAATGCGTGTGGAGTCAAAATTATCCGTTGCCTTTTCTAACTCATCCAAGGAAAATATTTTAGTGCTATGTGTGGCACTTTCATCAGATGAGATCAACTGTTCCAAGACAAGGCCTTTGTTTTTTCTAAAGTATGCCTTTCGAACTCTATTTTTCATGCTTCTCTTCCACATCCGAACCAACAAAGTTGAAACTGACGCAAGAAATAGAGCCCCAATGCCGGAGCTTAGTCCAATAACAACTCCTGAAAAAGTAAGCATATGTAACAGTTAGGCGCATAAAAGTCTTCCTTGTGTAGGTAactacttttcttttcttttttgtgtgGATTGCTGGTGATACTTGCAATTGCATCGTTTTTACAATCCAGGGACTAATGCTCTGGTCCCAGTATACactaaagtaaaaaaacaaaatttTGTCCATGCCAGAGTGCAACAGTGACAAGCCTATTATACATTAGTACTccgtctgtaaagaaatataagagcatttagctCGCTAACGTAGTGATctgaacgctcttatatttttttagaggGAGTACTAGCCAATAAAGATAACAACAACTCTGCTACTCTCAACAAAACACAAAATATTTTACCAGATTACATAGAAAGATCATTCTTCAGATTCTAAAACAGTGCATCATTGATTGTAATAAGATGAATAAAGCAAGGTGCTAACTTCTGGTGGTTTACCTATAAACCGGTTGGTGCAAGAGTTTGTTTCCTTGGCAAAACTGCTGCCAAAAGGACATGAACAATGGTACCCTCCAACTGTGTTTTGGCAAGTTGCAGACTCAGGACAGGGGCTTGGAGTGtg encodes the following:
- the LOC123104571 gene encoding wall-associated receptor kinase 5-like — encoded protein: MKGCRLSEPNTKQTSYQSLTSKAGGPNQATLMGLGHTPVWHSLRCRRCRHTPIHLLQGLDMAPVLVLGAIVLMLNLASISSAQPHHGCKTRCGDVEIPYPFGIGAGCAIEQRFEISCSRTAADGIERPFINYWEVLSISASSGQSRVLMFIPTYCYNSSTGEMDSYIWDFYLVWPYRISNSQNKFISIGCNTIGYIYNTEKSTRYATGCVSVCGSPGDLKNGSCVGVGCCQNTVPKGLTSYHVYFYDVDYVDVSNSWHFNPCSYAMVVEAETFTFNSEYITTKRFNDTYEGRQPVVLDWVIGNATYVNECEHTPSPCPESATCQNTVGGYHCSCPFGSSFAKETNSCTNRFIGVVIGLSSGIGALFLASVSTLLVRMWKRSMKNRVRKAYFRKNKGLVLEQLISSDESATHSTKIFSLDELEKATDNFDSTRILGLGGHGTVYKGILSDQRVVAIKKSKMADQREIDQFINELAILSQISHRNVVKLFGCCLESEVPLLVYEFVSNGTLSELLHGDHLSGRSLLTWGDRIRIASEAASALAYLHSAAAIPIFHRDVKSTNILLTDNFTAKVADFGASRSISIDETRVVTAVQGTFGYLDPEYYHTGELTEKSDVYSFGVIIVELLTRKKPVFLNFRCEKQNLSHYFLQMLQDNTLTEIVDVQVLEEGNDRQITEMAALARVCLRHIGEERPTMKEVELRLQLLGGKMMMEKKHGLESDGEAMPLLPSNCSTCFSASPGPRHGEFFSAANHSAQDVTRCYTMEQELVSWTDIPR